From the genome of Homo sapiens chromosome 19 genomic scaffold, GRCh38.p14 alternate locus group ALT_REF_LOCI_7 HSCHR19LRC_PGF1_CTG3_1, one region includes:
- the LILRB5 gene encoding leukocyte immunoglobulin-like receptor subfamily B member 5 isoform 3 precursor (isoform 3 precursor is encoded by transcript variant 3; The RefSeq protein has 1 substitution compared to this genomic sequence), whose product MTLTLSVLICLGLSVGPRTCVQAGTLPKPTLWAEPASVIARGKPVTLWCQGPLETEEYRLDKEGLPWARKRQNPLEPGAKAKFHIPSTVYDSAGRYRCYYETPAGWSEPSDPLELVATGVSRKPSLLIPQGSVVARGGSLTLQCRSDVGYDIFVLYKEGEHDLVQGSGQQPQAGLSQANFTLGPVSRSHGGQYRCYGAHNLSPRWSAPSDPLDILIAGLIPDIPALSVQPGPKVASGENVTLLCQSWHQIDTFFLTKEGAAHPPLCLKSKYQSYRHQAEFSMSPVTSAQGGTYRCYSAIRSYPYLLSSPSYPQELVVSGPSGDPSLSPTGSTPTPAGPEDQPLTPTGLDPQSGLGRHLGVVTGVSVAFVLLLFLLLFLLLRHRHQSKHRTSAHFYRPAGAAGPEPKDQGLQKRASPVADIQEEILNAAVKDTQPKDGVEMDAPAAASEAPQDVTYAQLHSLTLRREATEPPPSQEREPPAEPSIYAPLAIH is encoded by the exons ATGACCCTCACCCTCTCAGTCCTGATTTGCCTCG GGCTGAGTGTGGGCCCCAGGACCTGCGTGCAGGCAG GCACCCTCCCCAAACCCACCCTCTGGGCTGAGCCAGCCTCTGTGATAGCTCGGGGGAAGCCCGTGACCCTCTGGTGTCAGGGGCCCCTGGAGACTGAGGAGTACCGTCTGGATAAGGAGGGACTCCCATGGGCCCGGAAGAGACAGAACCCACTGGAGCCTGGAGCCAAGGCCAAGTTCCACATTCCATCCACGGTGTATGACAGTGCAGGGCGATACCGCTGCTACTATGAGACCCCTGCAGGCTGGTCAGAGCCCAGTGACCCCCTGGAGCTGGTGGCGACAG GCGTGTCTAGGAAGCCCTCCCTCCTGATCCCGCAGGGCTCTGTCGTGGCCCGCGGAGGCAGCCTGACCCTGCAGTGTCGCTCTGATGTCGGCTATGACATATTCGTTCTGTACAAGGAGGGGGAACATGACCTCGTCCAGGGCTCTGGCCAGCAGCCCCAGGCTGGGCTCTCCCAGGCCAACTTCACCCTGGGCCCTGTGAGCCGCTCCCACGGGGGCCAGTACAGATGCTACGGTGCACACAACCTCTCCCCTAGGTGGTCGGCCCCCAGCGACCCCCTGGACATCCTGATCGCAG GACTGATCCCTGACATACCCGCCCTCTCGGTGCAGCCGGGCCCCAAGGTGGCCTCAGGAGAGAACGTGACCCTGCTGTGTCAGTCATGGCATCAGATAGACACTTTCTTTTTGACCAAGGAGGGGGCAGCCCATCCCCCGCTGTGTCTAAAGTCAAAGTACCAGTCTTATAGACACCAGGCTGAATTCTCCATGAGTCCTGTGACCTCAGCCCAGGGTGGAACCTACCGATGCTACAGCGCAATCAGGTCCTACCCCTACCTGCTGTCCAGCCCTAGTTACCCCCAGGAGCTCGTGGTCTCAG GACCCTCTGGGGATCCCAGCCTCTCACCTACAGGCTCCACCCCCACACCTG CAGGCCCTGAGGACCAGCCCCTCACCCCCACGGGGTTGGATCCCCAGAGTG GTCTGGGAAGGCACCTGGGGGTTGTGACTGGGGTCTCAGTGGCCTTCGTCCTGCTGctgttcctcctcctcttcctcctcctccgaCATCGGCATCAGAGCAAACACAGGACATCGG CCCATTTCTACCGTCCTGCAGGGGCTGCGGGGCCAGAGCCCAAGGACCAGGGCCTGCAGAAGAG GGCCAGCCCAGTTGCTGACATCCAGGAGGAAATTCTCA ATGCTGCCGTGAAGGACACACAGCCCAAGGACGGGGTGGAGATGGATGCTCGG GCTGCTGCATCTGAAGCCCCCCAGGATGTGACCTACGCCCAGCTGCACAGCTTGACCCTCAGACGGGAGGCAACTGAGCCTCCTCCATCCCAGGAAAGGGAACCTCCAGCTGAACCCAGCATCTACGCCCCCCTGGCCATCCACTAG
- the LILRB5 gene encoding leukocyte immunoglobulin-like receptor subfamily B member 5 isoform 2 precursor (isoform 2 precursor is encoded by transcript variant 2; The RefSeq protein has 1 substitution compared to this genomic sequence), producing MTLTLSVLICLGLSVGPRTCVQAGTLPKPTLWAEPASVIARGKPVTLWCQGPLETEEYRLDKEGLPWARKRQNPLEPGAKAKFHIPSTVYDSAGRYRCYYETPAGWSEPSDPLELVATGFYAEPTLLALPSPVVASGGNVTLQCDTLDGLLTFVLVEEEQKLPRTLYSQKLPKGPSQALFPVGPVTPSCRWRFRCYYYYRKNPQVWSNPSDLLEILVPGVSRKPSLLIPQGSVVARGGSLTLQCRSDVGYDIFVLYKEGEHDLVQGSGQQPQAGLSQANFTLGPVSRSHGGQYRCYGAHNLSPRWSAPSDPLDILIAGLIPDIPALSVQPGPKVASGENVTLLCQSWHQIDTFFLTKEGAAHPPLCLKSKYQSYRHQAEFSMSPVTSAQGGTYRCYSAIRSYPYLLSSPSYPQELVVSGPSGDPSLSPTGSTPTPGPEDQPLTPTGLDPQSGLGRHLGVVTGVSVAFVLLLFLLLFLLLRHRHQSKHRTSAHFYRPAGAAGPEPKDQGLQKRASPVADIQEEILNAAVKDTQPKDGVEMDAPAAASEAPQDVTYAQLHSLTLRREATEPPPSQEREPPAEPSIYAPLAIH from the exons ATGACCCTCACCCTCTCAGTCCTGATTTGCCTCG GGCTGAGTGTGGGCCCCAGGACCTGCGTGCAGGCAG GCACCCTCCCCAAACCCACCCTCTGGGCTGAGCCAGCCTCTGTGATAGCTCGGGGGAAGCCCGTGACCCTCTGGTGTCAGGGGCCCCTGGAGACTGAGGAGTACCGTCTGGATAAGGAGGGACTCCCATGGGCCCGGAAGAGACAGAACCCACTGGAGCCTGGAGCCAAGGCCAAGTTCCACATTCCATCCACGGTGTATGACAGTGCAGGGCGATACCGCTGCTACTATGAGACCCCTGCAGGCTGGTCAGAGCCCAGTGACCCCCTGGAGCTGGTGGCGACAG GATTCTATGCAGAACCCACTCTTTTAGCCCTGCCGAGTCCTGTGGTGGCCTCAGGAGGAAATGTGACCCTCCAGTGTGATACACTGGACGGACTTCTCACGTTTGTTCTTGTTGAGGAAGAACAGAAGCTCCCCAGGACCCTGTACTCACAGAAGCTCCCCAAAGGGCCATCCCAGGCCCTGTTCCCTGTGGGTCCCGTGACCCCCAGCTGCAGGTGGAGGTTCAGATGCTATTACTATTACAGGAAAAACCCTCAGGTGTGGTCGAACCCCAGTGACCTCCTGGAGATTCTGGTCCCAG GCGTGTCTAGGAAGCCCTCCCTCCTGATCCCGCAGGGCTCTGTCGTGGCCCGCGGAGGCAGCCTGACCCTGCAGTGTCGCTCTGATGTCGGCTATGACATATTCGTTCTGTACAAGGAGGGGGAACATGACCTCGTCCAGGGCTCTGGCCAGCAGCCCCAGGCTGGGCTCTCCCAGGCCAACTTCACCCTGGGCCCTGTGAGCCGCTCCCACGGGGGCCAGTACAGATGCTACGGTGCACACAACCTCTCCCCTAGGTGGTCGGCCCCCAGCGACCCCCTGGACATCCTGATCGCAG GACTGATCCCTGACATACCCGCCCTCTCGGTGCAGCCGGGCCCCAAGGTGGCCTCAGGAGAGAACGTGACCCTGCTGTGTCAGTCATGGCATCAGATAGACACTTTCTTTTTGACCAAGGAGGGGGCAGCCCATCCCCCGCTGTGTCTAAAGTCAAAGTACCAGTCTTATAGACACCAGGCTGAATTCTCCATGAGTCCTGTGACCTCAGCCCAGGGTGGAACCTACCGATGCTACAGCGCAATCAGGTCCTACCCCTACCTGCTGTCCAGCCCTAGTTACCCCCAGGAGCTCGTGGTCTCAG GACCCTCTGGGGATCCCAGCCTCTCACCTACAGGCTCCACCCCCACACCTG GCCCTGAGGACCAGCCCCTCACCCCCACGGGGTTGGATCCCCAGAGTG GTCTGGGAAGGCACCTGGGGGTTGTGACTGGGGTCTCAGTGGCCTTCGTCCTGCTGctgttcctcctcctcttcctcctcctccgaCATCGGCATCAGAGCAAACACAGGACATCGG CCCATTTCTACCGTCCTGCAGGGGCTGCGGGGCCAGAGCCCAAGGACCAGGGCCTGCAGAAGAG GGCCAGCCCAGTTGCTGACATCCAGGAGGAAATTCTCA ATGCTGCCGTGAAGGACACACAGCCCAAGGACGGGGTGGAGATGGATGCTCGG GCTGCTGCATCTGAAGCCCCCCAGGATGTGACCTACGCCCAGCTGCACAGCTTGACCCTCAGACGGGAGGCAACTGAGCCTCCTCCATCCCAGGAAAGGGAACCTCCAGCTGAACCCAGCATCTACGCCCCCCTGGCCATCCACTAG
- the LILRB5 gene encoding leukocyte immunoglobulin-like receptor subfamily B member 5 isoform 1 precursor (isoform 1 precursor is encoded by transcript variant 1; The RefSeq protein has 1 substitution compared to this genomic sequence), protein MTLTLSVLICLGLSVGPRTCVQAGTLPKPTLWAEPASVIARGKPVTLWCQGPLETEEYRLDKEGLPWARKRQNPLEPGAKAKFHIPSTVYDSAGRYRCYYETPAGWSEPSDPLELVATGFYAEPTLLALPSPVVASGGNVTLQCDTLDGLLTFVLVEEEQKLPRTLYSQKLPKGPSQALFPVGPVTPSCRWRFRCYYYYRKNPQVWSNPSDLLEILVPGVSRKPSLLIPQGSVVARGGSLTLQCRSDVGYDIFVLYKEGEHDLVQGSGQQPQAGLSQANFTLGPVSRSHGGQYRCYGAHNLSPRWSAPSDPLDILIAGLIPDIPALSVQPGPKVASGENVTLLCQSWHQIDTFFLTKEGAAHPPLCLKSKYQSYRHQAEFSMSPVTSAQGGTYRCYSAIRSYPYLLSSPSYPQELVVSGPSGDPSLSPTGSTPTPAGPEDQPLTPTGLDPQSGLGRHLGVVTGVSVAFVLLLFLLLFLLLRHRHQSKHRTSAHFYRPAGAAGPEPKDQGLQKRASPVADIQEEILNAAVKDTQPKDGVEMDAPAAASEAPQDVTYAQLHSLTLRREATEPPPSQEREPPAEPSIYAPLAIH, encoded by the exons ATGACCCTCACCCTCTCAGTCCTGATTTGCCTCG GGCTGAGTGTGGGCCCCAGGACCTGCGTGCAGGCAG GCACCCTCCCCAAACCCACCCTCTGGGCTGAGCCAGCCTCTGTGATAGCTCGGGGGAAGCCCGTGACCCTCTGGTGTCAGGGGCCCCTGGAGACTGAGGAGTACCGTCTGGATAAGGAGGGACTCCCATGGGCCCGGAAGAGACAGAACCCACTGGAGCCTGGAGCCAAGGCCAAGTTCCACATTCCATCCACGGTGTATGACAGTGCAGGGCGATACCGCTGCTACTATGAGACCCCTGCAGGCTGGTCAGAGCCCAGTGACCCCCTGGAGCTGGTGGCGACAG GATTCTATGCAGAACCCACTCTTTTAGCCCTGCCGAGTCCTGTGGTGGCCTCAGGAGGAAATGTGACCCTCCAGTGTGATACACTGGACGGACTTCTCACGTTTGTTCTTGTTGAGGAAGAACAGAAGCTCCCCAGGACCCTGTACTCACAGAAGCTCCCCAAAGGGCCATCCCAGGCCCTGTTCCCTGTGGGTCCCGTGACCCCCAGCTGCAGGTGGAGGTTCAGATGCTATTACTATTACAGGAAAAACCCTCAGGTGTGGTCGAACCCCAGTGACCTCCTGGAGATTCTGGTCCCAG GCGTGTCTAGGAAGCCCTCCCTCCTGATCCCGCAGGGCTCTGTCGTGGCCCGCGGAGGCAGCCTGACCCTGCAGTGTCGCTCTGATGTCGGCTATGACATATTCGTTCTGTACAAGGAGGGGGAACATGACCTCGTCCAGGGCTCTGGCCAGCAGCCCCAGGCTGGGCTCTCCCAGGCCAACTTCACCCTGGGCCCTGTGAGCCGCTCCCACGGGGGCCAGTACAGATGCTACGGTGCACACAACCTCTCCCCTAGGTGGTCGGCCCCCAGCGACCCCCTGGACATCCTGATCGCAG GACTGATCCCTGACATACCCGCCCTCTCGGTGCAGCCGGGCCCCAAGGTGGCCTCAGGAGAGAACGTGACCCTGCTGTGTCAGTCATGGCATCAGATAGACACTTTCTTTTTGACCAAGGAGGGGGCAGCCCATCCCCCGCTGTGTCTAAAGTCAAAGTACCAGTCTTATAGACACCAGGCTGAATTCTCCATGAGTCCTGTGACCTCAGCCCAGGGTGGAACCTACCGATGCTACAGCGCAATCAGGTCCTACCCCTACCTGCTGTCCAGCCCTAGTTACCCCCAGGAGCTCGTGGTCTCAG GACCCTCTGGGGATCCCAGCCTCTCACCTACAGGCTCCACCCCCACACCTG CAGGCCCTGAGGACCAGCCCCTCACCCCCACGGGGTTGGATCCCCAGAGTG GTCTGGGAAGGCACCTGGGGGTTGTGACTGGGGTCTCAGTGGCCTTCGTCCTGCTGctgttcctcctcctcttcctcctcctccgaCATCGGCATCAGAGCAAACACAGGACATCGG CCCATTTCTACCGTCCTGCAGGGGCTGCGGGGCCAGAGCCCAAGGACCAGGGCCTGCAGAAGAG GGCCAGCCCAGTTGCTGACATCCAGGAGGAAATTCTCA ATGCTGCCGTGAAGGACACACAGCCCAAGGACGGGGTGGAGATGGATGCTCGG GCTGCTGCATCTGAAGCCCCCCAGGATGTGACCTACGCCCAGCTGCACAGCTTGACCCTCAGACGGGAGGCAACTGAGCCTCCTCCATCCCAGGAAAGGGAACCTCCAGCTGAACCCAGCATCTACGCCCCCCTGGCCATCCACTAG
- the LILRB5 gene encoding leukocyte immunoglobulin-like receptor subfamily B member 5 isoform 4 precursor (isoform 4 precursor is encoded by transcript variant 4; The RefSeq protein has 1 substitution compared to this genomic sequence) — translation MTLTLSVLICLGLSVGPRTCVQAGTLPKPTLWAEPASVIARGKPVTLWCQGPLETEEYRLDKEGLPWARKRQNPLEPGAKAKFHIPSTVYDSAGRYRCYYETPAGWSEPSDPLELVATALPSPVVASGGNVTLQCDTLDGLLTFVLVEEEQKLPRTLYSQKLPKGPSQALFPVGPVTPSCRWRFRCYYYYRKNPQVWSNPSDLLEILVPGVSRKPSLLIPQGSVVARGGSLTLQCRSDVGYDIFVLYKEGEHDLVQGSGQQPQAGLSQANFTLGPVSRSHGGQYRCYGAHNLSPRWSAPSDPLDILIAGLIPDIPALSVQPGPKVASGENVTLLCQSWHQIDTFFLTKEGAAHPPLCLKSKYQSYRHQAEFSMSPVTSAQGGTYRCYSAIRSYPYLLSSPSYPQELVVSGPSGDPSLSPTGSTPTPAGPEDQPLTPTGLDPQSGLGRHLGVVTGVSVAFVLLLFLLLFLLLRHRHQSKHRTSAHFYRPAGAAGPEPKDQGLQKRASPVADIQEEILNAAVKDTQPKDGVEMDAPQSPHDEDPQAVTYAPVKHSRPRREMASPPSPLSGEFLDTKDRQAEEDRQMDTERVLSSPGPQASPTPTTFLPSHSPPLQAAASEAPQDVTYAQLHSLTLRREATEPPPSQEREPPAEPSIYAPLAIH, via the exons ATGACCCTCACCCTCTCAGTCCTGATTTGCCTCG GGCTGAGTGTGGGCCCCAGGACCTGCGTGCAGGCAG GCACCCTCCCCAAACCCACCCTCTGGGCTGAGCCAGCCTCTGTGATAGCTCGGGGGAAGCCCGTGACCCTCTGGTGTCAGGGGCCCCTGGAGACTGAGGAGTACCGTCTGGATAAGGAGGGACTCCCATGGGCCCGGAAGAGACAGAACCCACTGGAGCCTGGAGCCAAGGCCAAGTTCCACATTCCATCCACGGTGTATGACAGTGCAGGGCGATACCGCTGCTACTATGAGACCCCTGCAGGCTGGTCAGAGCCCAGTGACCCCCTGGAGCTGGTGGCGACAG CCCTGCCGAGTCCTGTGGTGGCCTCAGGAGGAAATGTGACCCTCCAGTGTGATACACTGGACGGACTTCTCACGTTTGTTCTTGTTGAGGAAGAACAGAAGCTCCCCAGGACCCTGTACTCACAGAAGCTCCCCAAAGGGCCATCCCAGGCCCTGTTCCCTGTGGGTCCCGTGACCCCCAGCTGCAGGTGGAGGTTCAGATGCTATTACTATTACAGGAAAAACCCTCAGGTGTGGTCGAACCCCAGTGACCTCCTGGAGATTCTGGTCCCAG GCGTGTCTAGGAAGCCCTCCCTCCTGATCCCGCAGGGCTCTGTCGTGGCCCGCGGAGGCAGCCTGACCCTGCAGTGTCGCTCTGATGTCGGCTATGACATATTCGTTCTGTACAAGGAGGGGGAACATGACCTCGTCCAGGGCTCTGGCCAGCAGCCCCAGGCTGGGCTCTCCCAGGCCAACTTCACCCTGGGCCCTGTGAGCCGCTCCCACGGGGGCCAGTACAGATGCTACGGTGCACACAACCTCTCCCCTAGGTGGTCGGCCCCCAGCGACCCCCTGGACATCCTGATCGCAG GACTGATCCCTGACATACCCGCCCTCTCGGTGCAGCCGGGCCCCAAGGTGGCCTCAGGAGAGAACGTGACCCTGCTGTGTCAGTCATGGCATCAGATAGACACTTTCTTTTTGACCAAGGAGGGGGCAGCCCATCCCCCGCTGTGTCTAAAGTCAAAGTACCAGTCTTATAGACACCAGGCTGAATTCTCCATGAGTCCTGTGACCTCAGCCCAGGGTGGAACCTACCGATGCTACAGCGCAATCAGGTCCTACCCCTACCTGCTGTCCAGCCCTAGTTACCCCCAGGAGCTCGTGGTCTCAG GACCCTCTGGGGATCCCAGCCTCTCACCTACAGGCTCCACCCCCACACCTG CAGGCCCTGAGGACCAGCCCCTCACCCCCACGGGGTTGGATCCCCAGAGTG GTCTGGGAAGGCACCTGGGGGTTGTGACTGGGGTCTCAGTGGCCTTCGTCCTGCTGctgttcctcctcctcttcctcctcctccgaCATCGGCATCAGAGCAAACACAGGACATCGG CCCATTTCTACCGTCCTGCAGGGGCTGCGGGGCCAGAGCCCAAGGACCAGGGCCTGCAGAAGAG GGCCAGCCCAGTTGCTGACATCCAGGAGGAAATTCTCA ATGCTGCCGTGAAGGACACACAGCCCAAGGACGGGGTGGAGATGGATGCTCGG CAGAGCCCACACGATGAAGACCCCCAGGCAGTGACGTATGCCCCGGTGAAACACTCCAGACCTAGGAGAGAAAtggcctctcctccttccccactgTCTGGGGAATTCCTGGACACAAAGGACAGACAGGCAGAAgaggacagacagatggacacTGAGAGAGTCCTTTCCTCTCCAGGCCCCCaggcctcccccacccccaccacgtTCCTTCCCTCTCACTCTCCCCCGCTGCAGGCTGCTGCATCTGAAGCCCCCCAGGATGTGACCTACGCCCAGCTGCACAGCTTGACCCTCAGACGGGAGGCAACTGAGCCTCCTCCATCCCAGGAAAGGGAACCTCCAGCTGAACCCAGCATCTACGCCCCCCTGGCCATCCACTAG
- the LILRA6 gene encoding leukocyte immunoglobulin-like receptor subfamily A member 6 isoform 1 precursor (isoform 1 precursor is encoded by transcript variant 1; The RefSeq protein has 18 substitutions compared to this genomic sequence): MTPTLAALLCLGLSLGPRTHVQAGPFPKPTLWAEPGSVISWGSPVTIWCQGSLEAQEYRLDKEGSPEPWDRNNPLEPKNKARFSIPSITEHHAGRYRCHYYSSAGWSEPSDPLELVMTGAYSKPTLSALPSPVVASGGNMTLQCGSQKGYHHFVLMKEGEHQLPRTLDSQQLHSGGFQALFPVGPVNPSHRWRFTCYYYYMNTPRVWSHPSDPLEILPSGVSRKPSLLTLQGPVLAPGQSLTLQCGSDVGYDRFVLYKEGERDFLQRPGQQPQAGLSQANFTLGPVSPSHGGQYRCYGAHNLSSEWSAPSDPLNILMAGQIYDTVSLSAQPGPTVASGENVTLLCQSWWQFDTFLLTKEGAAHPPLRLRSMYGAHKYQAEFPMSPVTSAHAGTYRCYGSYSSNPHLLSFPSEPLELMVSGHSGGSSLPPTGPPSTPASHAKDYTVENLIRMGMAGLVLVFLGILLFEAQHSQRNPQDAAGR, translated from the exons ATGACGCCCGCCCTCACAGCCCTGCTCTGCCTTG GGCTGAGTCTGGGCCCCAGGACCCGCGTGCAGGCAG GGCCCTTCCCCAAACCCACCCTCTGGGCTGAGCCAGGCTCTGTGATCAGCTGGGGGAGCCCCGTGACCATCTGGTGTCAGGGgagcctggaggcccaggagtaCCAACTGGATAAAGAGGGAAGCCCAGAGCCCTTGGACAGAAATAACCCACTGGAACCCAAGAACAAGGCCAGATTCTCCATCCCATCCATGACACAGCACCATGCAGGGAGATACCGCTGCCACTATTACAGCTCTGCAGGCTGGTCAGAGCCCAGCGACCCCCTGGAGCTGGTGATGACAG GATTCTACAACAAACCCACCCTCtcagccctgcccagccctgtggTGGCCTCAGGGGGGAATATGACCCTCCGATGTGGCTCACAGAAGGGATATCACCATTTTGTTCTGATGAAGGAAGGAGAACACCAGCTCCCCCGGACCCTGGACTCACAGCAGCTCCACAGTGGGGGGTTCCAGGCCCTGTTCCCTGTGGGCCCCGTGACCCCCAGCCACAGGTGGAGGTTCACATGCTATTACTATTATACAAACACCCCCCAGGTGTGGTCCCACCCCAGTGACCCCCTGGAGATTCTGCCCTCAG GCGTGTCTAGGAAGCCCTCCCTCCTGACCCTGCAGGGCCCTGTCCTGGCCCCTGGGCAGAGCCTGACCCTCCAGTGTGGCTCTGATGTCGGCTACGACAGATTTGTTCTGTATAAGGAGGGGGAACGTGACTTCCTCCAGCGCCCTGGCCAGCAGCCCCAGGCTGGGCTCTCCCAGGCCAACTTCACCCTGGGCCCTGTGAGCCCCTCCCACGGGGGCCAGTACAGGTGCTATGGTGCACACAACCTCTCCTCCGAGTGGTCGGCCCCCAGCGACCCCCTGAACATCCTGATGGCAG GACAGATCTATGACACCGTCTCCCTGTCAGCACAGCCGGGCCCCACAGTGGCCTCAGGAGAGAACGTGACCCTGCTGTGTCAGTCACGGGGTTATTTTGACACTTTCCTTCTGACCAAAGAAGGGGCAGCCCATCCCCCACTGCGTCTGAGATCAATGTACGGAGCTCATAAGTACCAGGCTGAATTCCCCATGAGTCCTGTGACCTCAGCCCACGCGGGGACCTACAGGTGCTACGGCTCACGCAGCTCCAACCCCCACCTGCTGTCTCACCCCAGTGAGCCCCTGGAACTCATGGTCTCAG GACACTCTGGAGGCTCCAGCCTCCCACCCACAGGGCCGCCCTCCACACCTG CCTCACACGCCAAGGATTACACAGTGGAGAATCTCATCCGCATGGGCATGGCAGGCTTGGTCCTGGTGTTCCTCGGGATTCTGTTATTTGAGGCTCAGCACAGCCAGAGAAACCCCCAAGATGCAGCCGGGAGGTGA